A stretch of [Clostridium] innocuum DNA encodes these proteins:
- a CDS encoding ATP-binding protein gives MKQTLILLAGYPGTGKSYLAELLMKQFTGFEILSPDEIKEEFWDAYGFRNEQEKEELIQKSWVEYYHRMEWKFTRGISLLSDYPFSYKQHDQLQEVCDKHHVQIITIRMIADLDVLFERQKKRDLDTSRHLGHILKKYHKGICLKCHEEADNLLDHDEFIQRCTCRGYGTFALGTTLQLDVTDFATAPYDELMIRINELLEFQ, from the coding sequence ATGAAGCAGACACTGATTTTGCTTGCCGGCTATCCCGGTACGGGTAAAAGCTATCTGGCAGAGCTGTTAATGAAGCAGTTTACCGGTTTTGAAATTTTATCACCGGATGAGATCAAGGAAGAGTTCTGGGATGCCTACGGTTTCCGCAATGAACAGGAAAAGGAAGAGCTGATTCAGAAAAGCTGGGTAGAATACTATCATAGAATGGAGTGGAAATTCACACGGGGAATCAGTCTTCTCAGCGATTATCCGTTCAGCTATAAGCAGCATGATCAGCTGCAGGAGGTCTGTGATAAGCATCATGTACAGATTATTACGATTCGCATGATTGCCGATCTGGATGTTCTATTTGAAAGGCAGAAAAAACGGGATTTGGACACCTCCCGTCACCTCGGGCATATCCTAAAGAAATATCATAAGGGTATCTGTCTGAAATGTCATGAGGAAGCGGACAATCTGCTGGATCATGATGAATTCATACAGCGCTGTACCTGCCGGGGATATGGAACCTTTGCACTGGGTACGACCCTGCAGCTGGATGTGACAGATTTTGCGACAGCTCCATATGATGAGCTGATGATAAGAATAAAC
- a CDS encoding GntR family transcriptional regulator has product MGALDFSGRQQLYYQLYNLLFQDIISGKYPVGCIIPAESELMNTYHVSRATARKAMEMLANDGLVSKKRGYGTFVISAQPNTSPQRVVRYTRKNRVDQVIAVKRMINQKVMKAPKDIAECLQLSDDCDIIRIKRVRYAGEEPFYLEINYFEQSFVPEVMEHDFSKESLRVFLSNAYQIQWSFAKQKIYSILADKEMAELLHIAVGSPLLYIRRISFDKDNHPRECVCTYYRADTYHLEIELAI; this is encoded by the coding sequence ATGGGTGCATTGGATTTCAGTGGAAGACAACAGCTGTATTATCAGCTGTATAATCTTCTGTTTCAGGACATCATCAGCGGTAAATATCCTGTAGGCTGCATCATACCGGCGGAGAGCGAGCTGATGAATACCTATCATGTATCTCGGGCAACCGCACGGAAAGCGATGGAGATGCTTGCCAATGACGGGCTTGTCAGTAAGAAGCGCGGGTACGGAACCTTTGTCATATCGGCACAGCCCAATACATCACCACAGCGCGTAGTCCGCTATACAAGGAAAAACAGAGTGGATCAAGTTATCGCCGTAAAACGAATGATCAATCAAAAAGTAATGAAAGCGCCCAAGGATATCGCGGAGTGTCTTCAGCTATCTGATGATTGTGATATCATTCGCATAAAGCGTGTACGCTATGCGGGGGAGGAGCCGTTCTATCTGGAAATCAATTATTTCGAGCAGTCCTTTGTACCGGAAGTCATGGAGCATGATTTTTCGAAAGAATCTCTGCGTGTCTTTCTTTCCAATGCCTATCAGATTCAATGGTCCTTTGCCAAGCAGAAAATCTATTCCATTCTGGCAGACAAAGAAATGGCAGAGCTGCTGCACATTGCTGTCGGCAGTCCGCTGCTTTATATACGCCGCATATCCTTTGATAAGGATAATCATCCAAGGGAATGTGTCTGTACCTATTATCGTGCAGATACCTACCATCTGGAGATTGAGCTTGCCATATAA
- a CDS encoding SDR family oxidoreductase, producing the protein MNHEGMEGSVIVITGGGSGMGAAMAKDFAERGAGIAILDLDEARGSAVADSITDANGKAVYKKVDVTDKQVVLTAADEVEQELGAITSWINSAGVSKMVPFLKSSEELWDLTINVNLKATFLCCQVAIEKMLKHGGGTILNMSSLSGKKASAWQTVYCASKFGVQGLTQSIAKEFADRNIRVNSICPGIVYTEMWEKLKYEYAQKKSIDPEEVMPYFKKNIPMHRLVDLQDVINAAVFLLTDNSAYLTGQSINLTGGEWMD; encoded by the coding sequence ATGAATCATGAAGGTATGGAAGGAAGCGTAATCGTAATTACGGGAGGCGGCAGTGGTATGGGCGCTGCCATGGCGAAGGATTTTGCGGAAAGAGGTGCCGGTATCGCAATCCTTGATCTGGATGAAGCAAGAGGATCGGCTGTTGCGGACAGTATCACGGACGCAAATGGAAAAGCAGTTTATAAAAAAGTTGATGTTACAGACAAGCAGGTGGTTCTGACTGCTGCCGATGAAGTAGAGCAGGAGCTGGGAGCTATCACATCCTGGATCAATTCCGCCGGTGTAAGCAAAATGGTACCGTTTCTGAAAAGCAGTGAGGAACTGTGGGATTTGACAATCAATGTCAACCTGAAGGCTACCTTCCTGTGCTGTCAGGTTGCGATTGAAAAAATGCTGAAGCATGGTGGGGGAACCATATTGAACATGTCCTCCCTGTCCGGTAAGAAGGCAAGCGCATGGCAGACCGTATACTGTGCAAGCAAGTTTGGTGTGCAGGGACTGACACAGTCCATTGCAAAGGAATTTGCGGATCGCAATATACGTGTAAATTCCATATGTCCGGGAATTGTATACACGGAAATGTGGGAAAAGCTGAAATATGAATATGCACAGAAGAAGAGCATTGATCCGGAAGAGGTCATGCCGTATTTCAAAAAGAATATCCCGATGCATCGTCTGGTTGATCTTCAGGACGTTATCAATGCGGCAGTATTTCTGCTGACAGATAATTCCGCTTATCTGACAGGGCAGTCCATCAATCTGACAGGCGGAGAATGGATGGATTAA
- a CDS encoding PTS sugar transporter subunit IIB, with the protein MQNLVLTRIDDRLIHGQVMTAWIKNRKADQVVIVDDGTANDEYMIEVLEMAIPEEIAIGIFTKEEGVQFFEQGLDAPTILLVKGPEALNYLVDHGITIEEVDVGGMGARADRSVLYKNISTSPEENKAFSELLEKNVNVFIQVMPQDKPVSVKEYLK; encoded by the coding sequence GTGCAAAACTTAGTATTAACAAGAATCGATGACCGTCTGATTCACGGACAGGTGATGACTGCCTGGATCAAGAACAGAAAAGCGGATCAGGTGGTAATCGTGGATGACGGAACAGCGAATGATGAGTATATGATCGAGGTGCTGGAGATGGCAATACCGGAAGAAATCGCAATAGGAATCTTCACCAAGGAAGAAGGTGTGCAGTTCTTTGAGCAGGGACTGGACGCACCGACGATTCTGCTGGTCAAGGGGCCGGAAGCATTAAACTATCTGGTAGATCACGGCATTACCATTGAGGAAGTGGATGTCGGAGGCATGGGTGCCCGAGCTGATCGAAGTGTGCTGTATAAGAATATCTCAACAAGTCCTGAGGAAAATAAGGCGTTCTCTGAATTATTGGAGAAGAATGTAAATGTCTTCATACAGGTGATGCCGCAGGATAAACCGGTAAGTGTTAAGGAATATCTGAAGTAG
- a CDS encoding PTS sugar transporter subunit IIA, with amino-acid sequence MVNIILISHGAFCEGLLASLQMIAGGDYGVRAVPLIPGESPEAYREKLETVMREADDGSGSGTIVLSDIAGGTPFQSAAYLSKDFKLGLVSGMNMPMLLTLALERSEETTLEELADKAGISSTVGVKTTVFKKGEKKQRAKLSINKNR; translated from the coding sequence ATGGTAAATATCATTTTGATCAGTCACGGCGCATTCTGTGAAGGTCTGCTTGCCAGCCTGCAGATGATTGCAGGCGGAGATTACGGAGTGAGGGCGGTGCCTCTCATTCCGGGTGAGTCTCCGGAAGCCTATCGTGAAAAGCTTGAAACTGTCATGAGGGAAGCCGATGACGGCAGCGGTTCAGGAACCATCGTTTTGTCTGATATTGCAGGTGGTACACCTTTCCAGAGTGCCGCATATCTTTCAAAGGATTTCAAACTCGGGCTTGTTTCCGGTATGAATATGCCGATGCTGCTGACGCTTGCATTGGAGCGCAGCGAAGAAACAACGCTGGAGGAGCTTGCGGATAAAGCAGGCATATCGAGTACAGTTGGCGTAAAGACAACGGTATTCAAGAAAGGAGAGAAAAAACAACGTGCAAAACTTAGTATTAACAAGAATCGATGA
- a CDS encoding PTS mannose transporter subunit IICD: MVLSAILVALLATLGQWWFFGPVTKCLVYPLTTGTLVGLFMGDPMTGMLAGANIQLIYLGWISAGGTMPSNTIVAGIFGTAMTILSGANPTMAVTFAIPFSMFGLLLNQVYMTVNAAWIHQADKLLEKGNLRGVRFMNFVPSFCMALVLYGIPAFLLVVSGSGWASDLINAVPESVISALQVVGGIMPALGIAMLLSYLGKKKLVPWFFGGFFLTVYSGLGLTAISIFSAIIALVMYLNSNTAQKQTETKKVKRLSLNKKTETIEVSQPAEQAAAAELPEYTKKLSKKTLVKTWLWTTSTEACYNYERLQALGAANLMLTPIRELYDTNEERVKELKKYMVFYNSEVFTVGPIINGIACSMEEAHANGENVTEKDINAVRTGLMGPVAGIGDTVMQGILFPILFGIGCSMALDGSYLGPILSFAIFEILIFGCGYFMFMTGYKQGKTSLLKILKNGTIDRIINSFSIVGLMVVGSMAATRVTVNTPLAIKVGEGTTTIQSVLDSLAPGLIPLGITLLVWWMLKKKINTVWIIIAIFLVGIAGYYSGILGYVG, encoded by the coding sequence ATGGTGTTATCAGCAATCTTAGTTGCATTATTAGCTACACTGGGGCAGTGGTGGTTCTTCGGCCCTGTCACGAAATGTCTTGTTTATCCATTGACCACAGGTACGCTGGTTGGTCTGTTCATGGGGGACCCGATGACCGGTATGCTGGCGGGGGCCAACATTCAGTTGATTTATCTGGGATGGATTTCCGCAGGTGGAACCATGCCGAGTAATACCATCGTCGCAGGTATCTTCGGTACGGCGATGACGATTTTATCCGGCGCCAATCCGACGATGGCCGTAACCTTTGCGATTCCGTTCAGTATGTTTGGACTGTTGCTGAATCAGGTATATATGACAGTCAACGCCGCATGGATTCATCAGGCGGATAAGCTGCTGGAAAAGGGCAATCTGCGCGGTGTGCGTTTTATGAACTTCGTGCCTTCCTTCTGTATGGCACTTGTCCTGTATGGAATTCCTGCCTTCCTTCTGGTTGTATCCGGTAGCGGCTGGGCAAGCGATCTGATCAATGCCGTTCCGGAAAGTGTCATCAGTGCACTCCAGGTTGTCGGCGGTATCATGCCGGCCTTGGGTATTGCAATGCTGTTGAGCTATCTTGGTAAGAAAAAGCTGGTTCCGTGGTTCTTCGGCGGCTTCTTCCTGACCGTATATTCCGGTCTGGGACTTACTGCAATCTCCATTTTCTCTGCAATCATTGCACTTGTTATGTATCTGAACAGCAATACTGCACAGAAGCAGACGGAAACGAAGAAGGTAAAACGTCTCTCGTTAAATAAAAAAACAGAAACAATCGAGGTTTCACAGCCGGCTGAACAGGCTGCAGCAGCTGAACTGCCGGAGTATACAAAAAAGCTTTCCAAGAAAACACTTGTTAAAACATGGTTATGGACAACGAGTACCGAGGCCTGCTACAACTATGAGCGTTTACAGGCTCTGGGTGCTGCCAACCTGATGCTGACACCGATTCGTGAGCTGTATGACACGAACGAAGAACGTGTAAAAGAACTGAAAAAATATATGGTATTCTACAATTCTGAAGTATTCACCGTAGGACCGATCATCAACGGTATCGCCTGTTCCATGGAGGAGGCACATGCGAATGGTGAAAACGTTACAGAGAAGGATATCAATGCTGTACGTACCGGTCTGATGGGGCCGGTTGCCGGTATCGGTGATACGGTCATGCAGGGAATCCTGTTCCCGATTCTGTTTGGTATCGGGTGCTCCATGGCGCTGGATGGAAGCTATTTAGGACCGATCCTGTCCTTTGCAATCTTTGAAATTTTAATCTTCGGCTGCGGATACTTCATGTTTATGACCGGATATAAGCAGGGAAAAACATCACTGCTGAAAATTCTTAAAAACGGTACGATTGACCGTATCATCAACTCCTTCAGTATTGTAGGTCTGATGGTTGTCGGATCCATGGCCGCAACCAGAGTCACGGTAAATACTCCGCTCGCAATCAAGGTAGGGGAAGGAACAACCACAATTCAGAGTGTACTGGATTCTCTTGCTCCGGGTCTGATTCCGCTGGGAATCACATTGCTTGTATGGTGGATGCTGAAGAAGAAAATCAATACTGTATGGATCATTATCGCAATCTTTCTGGTAGGTATCGCAGGCTATTACAGCGGTATTCTGGGTTATGTAGGATAG
- a CDS encoding zinc-dependent alcohol dehydrogenase family protein, with protein MKAGFYIGDYGYEVRDIPDRKPEADEVKIRVAWCGLCGTDIHKFQGKNGASVVIPPIILGHECSGIVTEVGPECKYFKVGDRVACDPSWGCGKCIWCQQGLPNFCLERHGVAKGFAEYVYPPEKNVYHIADTLDLEAAAFTEPLSCAVHGMDLIGIQSGKTVAMYGMGAIGSLMLQLIRLTGAAKIIVIEREEEKRRLALELGATMAISDQEIEEVAKQENIDYVIECIGLKSTMEQAIRIAGKYAKVLLFGLGDPEQPISFNQFEAYTKELSIYMSFLNPLCSERAVHLLESGQINTKKIISAKLTLEEMGEELKTLRYARKGKVLVSVSGEH; from the coding sequence ATGAAAGCAGGATTCTATATTGGCGACTATGGATATGAAGTACGTGATATTCCAGATCGTAAGCCGGAAGCGGATGAAGTGAAAATTCGCGTTGCCTGGTGCGGACTGTGCGGAACCGATATTCATAAGTTTCAGGGGAAAAACGGCGCAAGTGTTGTCATACCACCCATTATTTTGGGACATGAGTGTTCCGGTATCGTTACAGAGGTAGGGCCTGAGTGCAAATACTTTAAGGTTGGGGATCGTGTTGCCTGTGATCCCAGCTGGGGATGCGGAAAATGTATCTGGTGCCAGCAGGGACTGCCAAACTTCTGTCTGGAGCGTCATGGCGTAGCCAAGGGCTTTGCGGAATATGTTTATCCGCCGGAAAAGAATGTATATCATATAGCGGATACACTGGATCTGGAGGCTGCGGCCTTTACGGAGCCGTTATCCTGTGCGGTCCACGGTATGGATCTGATCGGGATACAAAGCGGTAAAACGGTTGCCATGTATGGTATGGGGGCCATCGGTTCCCTGATGCTGCAGCTTATTCGATTAACAGGTGCTGCCAAAATCATTGTGATTGAGCGGGAAGAGGAAAAACGCAGACTCGCTCTCGAGCTGGGCGCAACCATGGCCATCAGCGATCAGGAAATCGAGGAAGTCGCTAAGCAGGAAAACATTGATTATGTCATTGAATGCATCGGCTTAAAATCCACCATGGAACAGGCAATTCGCATTGCGGGGAAATATGCGAAGGTACTGCTTTTCGGTCTCGGTGACCCAGAGCAGCCAATCAGCTTCAATCAGTTTGAGGCTTATACAAAAGAACTCAGTATTTATATGTCATTTCTGAATCCGTTATGCAGCGAGCGTGCCGTGCACCTGCTGGAAAGCGGACAGATCAATACAAAGAAAATAATAAGTGCAAAGCTTACCTTGGAGGAAATGGGAGAGGAACTAAAGACCCTGCGTTATGCAAGAAAAGGGAAGGTCTTGGTTTCCGTAAGCGGCGAGCACTAA
- a CDS encoding class II fructose-bisphosphate aldolase: MYTTLKEVLKEAESLHMAIGAFNTHNLEMLPAIIKAAVHQKTPVIIQTSCGTANYVGHKNLVAVCRSMAEEYGVNVVLHLDHAKDYDEIRKAIDAGYSSVMFDGSSLPLKENILGTKRVVDYARIHHVSVEAELGTVGGTEDGIAVSQEDACYTDPEDAVEFVKQTGIDALAVAIGTNHGQYKSKTNINFERLRELQKAVDIPLVIHGGTGVKEEDVKRVIDLGIRKFNVGTELLVGWNRKSRECYEEHRENISNRDNVVPCLDTITEIVERKIHLFKNMDGE, translated from the coding sequence ATGTATACAACATTAAAGGAAGTGCTGAAGGAGGCAGAGTCGCTGCATATGGCGATTGGGGCGTTCAATACGCATAACCTGGAGATGCTGCCTGCTATCATCAAAGCAGCGGTTCATCAGAAAACACCGGTTATTATTCAGACAAGCTGCGGAACCGCGAATTATGTCGGTCACAAAAATCTTGTCGCAGTCTGCCGCTCTATGGCAGAGGAATACGGAGTCAATGTCGTTCTTCACCTGGATCATGCTAAGGATTATGATGAGATTCGCAAGGCGATTGACGCAGGCTACAGCTCTGTTATGTTTGACGGGTCTTCCCTTCCCTTAAAGGAAAACATTCTGGGGACAAAGCGGGTTGTCGATTACGCCAGAATCCATCATGTAAGTGTGGAGGCAGAGCTTGGGACTGTCGGAGGAACGGAGGACGGTATCGCCGTGAGCCAGGAGGATGCCTGTTACACGGATCCTGAGGATGCTGTCGAGTTTGTGAAGCAGACGGGAATTGATGCTCTGGCAGTGGCAATCGGGACGAACCACGGCCAGTACAAATCAAAAACGAATATAAATTTTGAACGCCTGAGGGAGCTGCAGAAGGCAGTTGATATCCCTCTGGTCATTCATGGAGGAACCGGTGTTAAGGAAGAGGATGTAAAACGTGTCATTGATCTGGGCATCCGCAAGTTCAATGTTGGAACCGAGCTGCTGGTCGGCTGGAATCGTAAATCCAGAGAATGTTATGAAGAACATCGTGAGAATATATCCAATCGTGATAATGTCGTACCATGTCTGGATACTATTACGGAAATCGTAGAGCGAAAAATTCATTTGTTTAAAAATATGGATGGTGAATAG
- a CDS encoding MurR/RpiR family transcriptional regulator, translating to MFIQIDKGIYEKLSEAEKGVIQFLNQNEEKIPYMSITNIAEKTFTSHSTVSRAIQKCGYQGISQLRYAISQQEKMKEHHESSYGVNNILAKSYRESTKTIDNISPVAMLQTIEYIKQAKRIFIFARGFTALIAEEFQMYLQLLGYNAIIVKDVKWMENTERIVTKDDVAFILSLRNSTPELARSARAARMRGARVITCCCKSPCELEKFSDIFICGHSEQIMKASGMTVYSRIPLLIITRTIIEYIGQ from the coding sequence ATGTTTATACAAATTGATAAAGGTATATATGAAAAGCTGTCTGAGGCGGAAAAGGGCGTCATACAGTTCTTGAACCAGAATGAAGAAAAGATTCCATATATGAGTATTACCAATATTGCTGAGAAAACCTTCACTTCACACTCAACCGTATCCAGGGCGATTCAGAAGTGCGGTTATCAGGGAATATCCCAGCTGCGCTATGCCATTTCTCAGCAGGAGAAGATGAAGGAGCATCATGAGTCCAGCTACGGAGTCAATAATATCCTTGCGAAATCCTATCGTGAAAGCACCAAAACGATTGATAATATCAGTCCGGTCGCTATGCTGCAGACGATTGAATACATTAAGCAGGCAAAGCGCATTTTCATCTTTGCCAGAGGCTTTACAGCCCTGATTGCGGAGGAATTTCAGATGTATCTGCAGCTGCTGGGATATAATGCAATCATCGTCAAGGATGTAAAATGGATGGAGAATACCGAACGGATCGTCACAAAGGATGATGTGGCCTTTATCCTATCTCTGCGTAATTCGACACCGGAGCTTGCCAGATCAGCCAGAGCTGCCAGAATGAGAGGTGCCAGAGTGATTACCTGCTGCTGCAAATCGCCCTGTGAGCTGGAGAAGTTTTCAGATATTTTTATCTGCGGGCATTCCGAACAGATTATGAAGGCAAGCGGTATGACGGTGTATTCCAGAATCCCGCTGCTGATCATTACCAGAACAATCATTGAATACATCGGACAGTAA
- a CDS encoding recombinase family protein, with protein MNNRIDAIYARQSVDKKDSISIESQIEFCKYELKGGNCKEYKDKGYSGKNTERPQFQQLMRDIESGLVRKVVVYKLDRISRSILDFANMMELFQQYNVEFVSSTEKFDTSTPMGRAMLNICIVFAQLERETIQKRVQDAWYSRCQRGFKMGGKTPYGFRTEPYVMDGVRTKKLVIEPTEAAFVRQMYEMYADPQVSLHDITKKLTVDGMRTYHGRPLSRATLSVILRNPIYVMADLDIYEFYKSQGTDIYNDAADFAGTNGCYYYQGKGNTEDKHKHLQGQTLVLAPHEGFIPSELWLKCRKKLLASHTYQPARKARNTWMAGKIKCGKCGYALMSAHSNGILYLRCTVHADSKACPGCGCVKLHELEAVVYGAMVKKLKDFKTLTGRNKAAKISPKLTAKRLELAQVESEIEKLLDTLTGASPVLLSYANSKIEELDARRQSIANEIAKLSADAVPMEKMESISGYLDDWENVSFEDKRQVVDALITVIRATNEKVEIEWKI; from the coding sequence AGCCAGATTGAGTTTTGCAAATACGAATTGAAAGGCGGGAACTGCAAAGAGTACAAGGACAAAGGGTATTCCGGGAAAAATACGGAGCGTCCACAATTCCAACAGCTTATGCGGGATATTGAAAGCGGCCTTGTGCGGAAAGTGGTGGTTTACAAGCTCGACCGCATCAGCCGTTCCATTCTGGACTTTGCCAACATGATGGAGCTGTTCCAGCAGTACAATGTGGAGTTTGTGTCCTCTACGGAAAAGTTTGATACCTCCACCCCGATGGGGCGGGCGATGTTAAATATCTGTATCGTGTTCGCCCAGCTTGAAAGGGAAACGATACAGAAGCGGGTGCAGGACGCATGGTACTCCCGCTGTCAGCGGGGCTTCAAAATGGGCGGCAAAACGCCCTACGGATTTCGGACAGAGCCTTATGTGATGGACGGGGTGCGCACAAAGAAGCTGGTAATAGAGCCAACCGAAGCGGCCTTTGTCCGGCAGATGTATGAGATGTACGCTGACCCGCAGGTATCGCTGCATGACATTACAAAGAAGCTGACGGTGGACGGTATGCGTACTTATCATGGCAGGCCGCTGTCAAGGGCTACTTTGAGCGTTATTCTCCGCAACCCGATTTATGTCATGGCTGACCTCGACATATACGAGTTTTACAAAAGCCAGGGAACGGATATTTACAATGATGCCGCCGACTTTGCCGGGACAAACGGCTGCTATTACTATCAGGGCAAGGGGAATACAGAGGACAAGCACAAGCACCTGCAAGGACAGACGCTGGTACTGGCTCCACATGAGGGGTTTATCCCATCGGAGCTGTGGCTGAAATGCCGGAAGAAGCTGCTTGCCAGCCACACTTACCAGCCCGCAAGGAAAGCCCGGAACACATGGATGGCGGGAAAAATCAAATGCGGGAAATGCGGCTATGCGCTCATGTCAGCGCACTCCAACGGTATTCTTTACCTGCGCTGCACCGTCCATGCGGACAGCAAGGCGTGTCCCGGCTGCGGGTGCGTGAAGCTGCACGAACTGGAAGCGGTAGTCTATGGGGCGATGGTTAAAAAGCTGAAAGATTTTAAGACGCTGACAGGTCGGAACAAGGCTGCAAAAATCTCCCCGAAACTGACTGCAAAGCGGCTGGAACTGGCACAGGTAGAAAGCGAGATTGAAAAGCTGCTTGACACGCTGACGGGCGCAAGCCCTGTTTTGCTCTCCTATGCCAACAGCAAAATTGAGGAGCTGGACGCAAGGCGGCAGTCCATTGCCAATGAGATTGCAAAACTCTCTGCGGACGCTGTGCCGATGGAGAAGATGGAAAGCATTTCCGGGTATCTGGATGACTGGGAGAATGTCAGCTTTGAGGACAAGAGGCAGGTGGTGGACGCACTGATAACGGTCATCCGGGCAACAAATGAAAAGGTAGAAATTGAATGGAAAATCTGA